The Cellulomonas shaoxiangyii sequence GCGCAGGTCGTCGGCCCAGCGGGACGGCAGGCCCTGCGTCACGCTCGTCAGCCAGGCCGAGCGTGCGAGACCCACGCCGTCGCCGTGCACGTCGCCCAGGCGCGGGGGGCGGGAACTGCCGCCCCGCACGACCGCGGCGACCGCCGCCGCGACGGCGGGCAGCCCGGCTGCCGACGCGAGCTTGTCCACGACCGTCCCCAGGGCGAGCTGCGACGGCGCGGGCTCGCGCGTGCCGACCTGCGTGGCCGCGAGACGGGCCGCCTGCGCCACCTCCGCGTCGGCGTGCGCGGCCGCCACGGACCGGCGAGCGACGGCGTCCGCGAGGGCGTCCCGCAGGTCGGCCACGCCGTCGCCGGTCGTCGCGGACACGCCGTGCACCCGCACGTCCGGCAGGCCGTCCTCCGCCAGCAGGCGGTGCACGTCGGCGAGCAGCTCGCCGCGGACCTCGGGCGCGACCGTGTCGACCTGGTTCATCACGAGCAGCATGGAGGCGTCGCGACCGGCGAGGTGGCGCAGGTAGCCGGAGTGCAGCGCGTCGTCGGCGTACTTCTGCGGGTCGACCACCCACACCAGCAGGTCGACCTGCGGCAGCACGCGGTCGACGACCTCGCGGTGCTCGGGCGCGATGGAGTCGTGGTCGGGCAGGTCCAGGAGCACGAGGCCGCGCAGCGCCGCCTCGTGGTCGGCGTCGAGGACGCTCTCCCGCTCGATGCGGTTCTCGACGTCGACCCCGAGCCAGTCGAGCAGCGCGTCGCCGTCCGCGCCCCAGACGCACGCGGTGACGCGCGACGTCGTGGGACGGCGCACGCCGACGTCCGCGAACCGCAGGCCGCTCACCGCGTTGAACAGGCTCGACTTGCCGGAGCCCGTGCCGCCGACGAGCGCCACGACCGTGTGGTCGACGCCGATGACCAGCCGGTCGCGCACGCGGTCGACCGCGGCGCCGACGGATGCGACGACGTCCGGGTCGGCCCGCTCGCCGCTGATCGTCAGCGCCCCCTCGAGGGCGTCGACCCGCGCGGTGAGCGCCGCGGTGTCCGCGCCGCGCACGGCCGCGTCGAGGTGGTGCCGGCCCCGCGCGCCGGGGGCCGCCGCGGTCACCTCGGCCGCGTCGGGCCCCGGGTCGTCGCCGACCATCTCCGGCTCGGCGTCGGCCGCCACGCGGGCCGCGGGGTCGGTCCGCACCGCGGCCGGCAGGACCGCGGGGACGGGCGCCGGGACGGAGGGCGGTGTGACGTCGTCGGTGCTCATGTCAGCCCCTTGAGGACGGCGAGCCGCAGCCGCAGGCGCGAGGACGCGTCGGCGGCGAGGTCGGGATCGGCGAGCGCCGCGTCGGCGCCGGCGCGCTCGACGTCCACCTGGGCCCGGGCCCGGCGCACGAGGTCGGCGCGGAGGTCCTCGACGAGGGCGTCCGCGGCGTCGGGCACCAGCGTGCGCAGCGCCTCGTGGGCCTCGTCGAGCCCGGCCGCCGCGGCGAGCGCGAGCGCCGCCAGCCCGTCCTCCCCCACCGCGCGCGTGACGTCGCGCCGGCGGGCCGCGACGGCGTCGTCCGGCGCGGCGGCGGCCAGCGCCGCCCGGGCGGCACGGGACCCTTCCGCGGTCCAGGCGCGCGCGGCGCGTTCGGCCGCGGCGACGCGGGCCTGGTCGCCGGCCCCCCAGCGCACGACCAGCGACGGCCCGCCCGCCGGCGCGCCCGGGCCCGTGAGGGTCGCCCGCAGGGAGTCCTCCGCGCGGCCCCCGACGGCGACGAGCACGGCGGCCGCCGACTCGGTCAGCTCGCCGAGCAAGGGCTCGACCGCCACCGCCCGGGTGCGCGCGAGGCGCGCACCACCGCGGACCCGGCCCGAGCGGCGCACGAGCCTCGCGAACGGCCCGCCCCGCGCGGTCAGCTCCGCCCACCGCGCGCGGACGGCACCGTCGGCGACCGCACCGGCGCGGACGGTCGCCTCCGCCTCGCTGCGCGGGCCGTCGACGGCGTCGTCGAGGGCGCGCGCGATGCCGGCCGCCGCGTCCGCCTGGTCCTGCACGGCGTCGGCCAGCTCGTCGACCCACGGGCGCAGCGCCGCGAGCGCCCCGCGCAGCGTGCGGCCGACGACCGTGCGCGCGCGGTCCGGCCCCGCCAGCATCGTCAGCCAGCGCAGCACGGGCGCCACGACGCGCTGCTCGAGCAGCCCCTCGTGCGGCCCGACGTCGGGGATGACGAACAGCGGGGAGCCGGCCAGGCCGTGCGCGCGGAGCCGGTCCAGCAGGTCGCCGCGCACCGTCGGCAGGCTCGCCGGGGGCACGCGGTTGAGGACCATCGCGATCGACGTCGAGCGCTCCACGGCCGCCTCGAGCACGCGCCACGGCAGGGCGTCCCCGTACCGGGCGGCGGTCGTGACGAAGAGCCAGAGGTCGGCGGCCTCCAGGAGGCGGTGCGCCGACTCGCGGTTGGACTCCAGCACCGAGTCGAGGTCGGGCGCGTCCAGCAGGGCGATGCCGCGCGGCACGGAGTCGGCGGCGACGGCCTCGACGCTGTCGAGCACCGGGTGGTGCGACAGCAGGTCGGCGTCGAGCGGGTGGTGCACGAGGACCGGCTCGCGTGTCGTCGGCCGCAGGACGCCGGCGGCGCTCACC is a genomic window containing:
- a CDS encoding GTPase — protein: MSTDDVTPPSVPAPVPAVLPAAVRTDPAARVAADAEPEMVGDDPGPDAAEVTAAAPGARGRHHLDAAVRGADTAALTARVDALEGALTISGERADPDVVASVGAAVDRVRDRLVIGVDHTVVALVGGTGSGKSSLFNAVSGLRFADVGVRRPTTSRVTACVWGADGDALLDWLGVDVENRIERESVLDADHEAALRGLVLLDLPDHDSIAPEHREVVDRVLPQVDLLVWVVDPQKYADDALHSGYLRHLAGRDASMLLVMNQVDTVAPEVRGELLADVHRLLAEDGLPDVRVHGVSATTGDGVADLRDALADAVARRSVAAAHADAEVAQAARLAATQVGTREPAPSQLALGTVVDKLASAAGLPAVAAAVAAVVRGGSSRPPRLGDVHGDGVGLARSAWLTSVTQGLPSRWADDLRHRVATTPELRLAVTDALTHVTVTARASPVARVLSVLAVVLGVLGLVGAGLVVADALGADPGWVPPGVVVAALLGAALVVGLLASAARRRSAAQRAERVLAEGRSAIESVARARLLAPTQDVLAEHRRVRELVAQAAGAPATR
- a CDS encoding GTPase domain-containing protein; translated protein: MSAQPGFVPARTSAPTPGRHAGVPAAGASAAADVLVRPLAQTSLLDAVRDLRRDVEATSFPLELDGIEQARASRARLVDQLGEHLVPRLTELSAPAVVVVAGSTGAGKSTLVNSLVGREVSAAGVLRPTTREPVLVHHPLDADLLSHHPVLDSVEAVAADSVPRGIALLDAPDLDSVLESNRESAHRLLEAADLWLFVTTAARYGDALPWRVLEAAVERSTSIAMVLNRVPPASLPTVRGDLLDRLRAHGLAGSPLFVIPDVGPHEGLLEQRVVAPVLRWLTMLAGPDRARTVVGRTLRGALAALRPWVDELADAVQDQADAAAGIARALDDAVDGPRSEAEATVRAGAVADGAVRARWAELTARGGPFARLVRRSGRVRGGARLARTRAVAVEPLLGELTESAAAVLVAVGGRAEDSLRATLTGPGAPAGGPSLVVRWGAGDQARVAAAERAARAWTAEGSRAARAALAAAAPDDAVAARRRDVTRAVGEDGLAALALAAAAGLDEAHEALRTLVPDAADALVEDLRADLVRRARAQVDVERAGADAALADPDLAADASSRLRLRLAVLKGLT